From a single Theropithecus gelada isolate Dixy chromosome 8, Tgel_1.0, whole genome shotgun sequence genomic region:
- the PUF60 gene encoding poly(U)-binding-splicing factor PUF60 isoform X7, whose translation MATATIALGTDSIKMENGQSTAAKLGLPPLTPEQQEALQKAKKYAMEQSIKSVLVKQTIAHQQQQLTNLQMAAVTMGFGDPLSPLQSMAAQRQRALAIMCRVYVGSIYYELGEDTIRQAFAPFGPIKSIDMSWDSVTMKHKGFAFVEYEVPEAAQLALEQMNSVMLGGRNIKVGRPSNIGQAQPIIDQLAEEARAFNRIYVASVHQDLSDDDIKSVFEAFGKIKSCTLARDPTTGKHKGYGFIEYEKAQSSQDAVSSMNLFDLGGQYLRVGKAVTPPMPLLTPATPGGLPPAAAVAAAAATAKITAQEAVAGAAVLGTLGTPGLVSPALTLAQPLGTLPQAVMAAQAPGVITGVTPARPPIPVTIPSVGVVNPILASPPTLGLLEPKKEKEEEELFPESERPEMLSEQEHMSISGSSARHMVMQKLLRKQESTVMVLRNMVDPKDIDDDLEGEVTEECGKFGAVNRVIIYQEKQGEEEDAEIIVKIFVEFSIASETHKAIQALNGRWFAGRKVVAEVYDQERFDNSDLSA comes from the exons GGCACAGACTCCATCAAGATGGAGAATGGGCAGAGCACAGCCGCCAAGCTGGGGCTGCCTCCCCTGACGCCTGAGCAGCAGGAGGCCCTTCAGAAG GCCAAGAAGTACGCCATGGAGCAGAGCATCAAGAGCGTGCTGGTGAAGCAGACCATCGcgcaccagcagcagcagctcacCAACCTGCAG ATGGCAGCAGTGACAATGGGCTTTGGAGATCCTCTCTCACCTTTGCAATCG ATGGCGGCTCAGCGGCAGCGGGCGCTGGCCATCATGTGCCGTGTCTATGTGGGCTCCATCTACTACGAGCTGGGGGAGGACACCATCCGCCAGGCCTTTGCCCCCTTTGGTCCCATCAAGAGCATCGACATGTCCTGGGACTCTGTCACCATGAAGCACAAG GGTTTTGCCTTCGTGGAGTATGAGGTCCCTGAAGCTGCACAGCTGGCCTTGGAGCAGATGAACTCGGTGATGCTGGGGGGCAGGAATATCAAG GTGGGCAGACCCAGCAACATAGGGCAGGCCCAGCCCATCATAGACCAGCTGGCTGAGGAGGCACGGGCCTTCAACCGCATCTACGTGGCCTCTGTGCACCAGGACCTCTCAGACGATGACATTAAGAGTGTGTTTGAGGCCTTTGGCAAGATCAAGTCTTGCACACTGGCCCGGGACCCCACAACTGGCAAGCACAAGGGCTATGGCTTCATTG AGTACGAGAAGGCCCAGTCGTCCCAAGATGCTGTGTCCTCCATGAACCTCTTTGATCTCGGTGGCCAGTACTTGCGGGTGGGCAAGGCCGTCACACCGCCCATGCCCCTACTCACACCGGCCACGCCTGGAGGCCTCCCACCTGCTGCTGCTGTGGCAGCTGCTGCAGCCACTGCCAAGATCACAGCTCAG GAAGCAGTGGCCGGAGCAGCAGTGTTGGGTACCCTGGGCACACCTGGACTGGTGTCCCCAGCACTGACCCTGGCCCAGCCCCTGGGGACTTTGCCCCAGGCTGTCATGGCTGCCCAGGCACCTGGAGTCATCACAG GTGTGACCCCAGCCCGTCCTCCTATTCCGGTCACCATCCCCTCAGTGGGAGTGGTGAACCCCATCCTGGCCAGCCCTCCGACGCTGGGTCTCCTGGAGcccaagaaggagaaggaagaagaggagttgTTTCCCGAGTCAGAGCGGCCAGAGATGCTGAGCGAGCAGGAGCACATGAGCATCTCGGGCAGCAGCGCCCGCCACATGGTGATGCAGAAGCTGCTCCGCAAACAGGAG TCCACAGTGATGGTTCTGCGCAACATGGTGGACCCCAAGGACATCGATGATGACCTGGAAGGGGAGGTGACAGAGGAGTGTGGCAAGTTCGGGGCCGTGAACCGCGTCATCATCTACCAAGAGAAACAAGGCGAGGAGGAAGATGCGGAAATCATTGTCAAGATCTTTGTGGAGTTTTCCATAGCCTCCGAGACTCATAAGGCCATCCAGGCCCTCAATGGGCGCTGGTTTGCTGGCCGCAAGGTGGTGGCTGAAGTGTACGACCAGGAGCGTTTTGATAACAGTGACCTCTCTGCGTGA
- the PUF60 gene encoding poly(U)-binding-splicing factor PUF60 isoform X6, protein MATATIALVNGQQGGGSEPAAAAAVVAAGDKWKPPQGTDSIKMENGQSTAAKLGLPPLTPEQQEALQKAKKYAMEQSIKSVLVKQTIAHQQQQLTNLQMAAQRQRALAIMCRVYVGSIYYELGEDTIRQAFAPFGPIKSIDMSWDSVTMKHKGFAFVEYEVPEAAQLALEQMNSVMLGGRNIKVGRPSNIGQAQPIIDQLAEEARAFNRIYVASVHQDLSDDDIKSVFEAFGKIKSCTLARDPTTGKHKGYGFIEYEKAQSSQDAVSSMNLFDLGGQYLRVGKAVTPPMPLLTPATPGGLPPAAAVAAAAATAKITAQEAVAGAAVLGTLGTPGLVSPALTLAQPLGTLPQAVMAAQAPGVITGVTPARPPIPVTIPSVGVVNPILASPPTLGLLEPKKEKEEEELFPESERPEMLSEQEHMSISGSSARHMVMQKLLRKQESTVMVLRNMVDPKDIDDDLEGEVTEECGKFGAVNRVIIYQEKQGEEEDAEIIVKIFVEFSIASETHKAIQALNGRWFAGRKVVAEVYDQERFDNSDLSA, encoded by the exons GTCAATGGCCAGCAAGGAGGGGGGTCCgagccggcggcggcggcggcagtggTGGCAGCGGGAGACAAATGGAAACCGCCACAG GGCACAGACTCCATCAAGATGGAGAATGGGCAGAGCACAGCCGCCAAGCTGGGGCTGCCTCCCCTGACGCCTGAGCAGCAGGAGGCCCTTCAGAAG GCCAAGAAGTACGCCATGGAGCAGAGCATCAAGAGCGTGCTGGTGAAGCAGACCATCGcgcaccagcagcagcagctcacCAACCTGCAG ATGGCGGCTCAGCGGCAGCGGGCGCTGGCCATCATGTGCCGTGTCTATGTGGGCTCCATCTACTACGAGCTGGGGGAGGACACCATCCGCCAGGCCTTTGCCCCCTTTGGTCCCATCAAGAGCATCGACATGTCCTGGGACTCTGTCACCATGAAGCACAAG GGTTTTGCCTTCGTGGAGTATGAGGTCCCTGAAGCTGCACAGCTGGCCTTGGAGCAGATGAACTCGGTGATGCTGGGGGGCAGGAATATCAAG GTGGGCAGACCCAGCAACATAGGGCAGGCCCAGCCCATCATAGACCAGCTGGCTGAGGAGGCACGGGCCTTCAACCGCATCTACGTGGCCTCTGTGCACCAGGACCTCTCAGACGATGACATTAAGAGTGTGTTTGAGGCCTTTGGCAAGATCAAGTCTTGCACACTGGCCCGGGACCCCACAACTGGCAAGCACAAGGGCTATGGCTTCATTG AGTACGAGAAGGCCCAGTCGTCCCAAGATGCTGTGTCCTCCATGAACCTCTTTGATCTCGGTGGCCAGTACTTGCGGGTGGGCAAGGCCGTCACACCGCCCATGCCCCTACTCACACCGGCCACGCCTGGAGGCCTCCCACCTGCTGCTGCTGTGGCAGCTGCTGCAGCCACTGCCAAGATCACAGCTCAG GAAGCAGTGGCCGGAGCAGCAGTGTTGGGTACCCTGGGCACACCTGGACTGGTGTCCCCAGCACTGACCCTGGCCCAGCCCCTGGGGACTTTGCCCCAGGCTGTCATGGCTGCCCAGGCACCTGGAGTCATCACAG GTGTGACCCCAGCCCGTCCTCCTATTCCGGTCACCATCCCCTCAGTGGGAGTGGTGAACCCCATCCTGGCCAGCCCTCCGACGCTGGGTCTCCTGGAGcccaagaaggagaaggaagaagaggagttgTTTCCCGAGTCAGAGCGGCCAGAGATGCTGAGCGAGCAGGAGCACATGAGCATCTCGGGCAGCAGCGCCCGCCACATGGTGATGCAGAAGCTGCTCCGCAAACAGGAG TCCACAGTGATGGTTCTGCGCAACATGGTGGACCCCAAGGACATCGATGATGACCTGGAAGGGGAGGTGACAGAGGAGTGTGGCAAGTTCGGGGCCGTGAACCGCGTCATCATCTACCAAGAGAAACAAGGCGAGGAGGAAGATGCGGAAATCATTGTCAAGATCTTTGTGGAGTTTTCCATAGCCTCCGAGACTCATAAGGCCATCCAGGCCCTCAATGGGCGCTGGTTTGCTGGCCGCAAGGTGGTGGCTGAAGTGTACGACCAGGAGCGTTTTGATAACAGTGACCTCTCTGCGTGA
- the PUF60 gene encoding poly(U)-binding-splicing factor PUF60 isoform X2, which translates to MERLNLVDSGLVEKEARRCQRAFPPMGTPSAWWLQNEAGCLFAARQVNGQQGGGSEPAAAAAVVAAGDKWKPPQGTDSIKMENGQSTAAKLGLPPLTPEQQEALQKAKKYAMEQSIKSVLVKQTIAHQQQQLTNLQMAAQRQRALAIMCRVYVGSIYYELGEDTIRQAFAPFGPIKSIDMSWDSVTMKHKGFAFVEYEVPEAAQLALEQMNSVMLGGRNIKVGRPSNIGQAQPIIDQLAEEARAFNRIYVASVHQDLSDDDIKSVFEAFGKIKSCTLARDPTTGKHKGYGFIEYEKAQSSQDAVSSMNLFDLGGQYLRVGKAVTPPMPLLTPATPGGLPPAAAVAAAAATAKITAQEAVAGAAVLGTLGTPGLVSPALTLAQPLGTLPQAVMAAQAPGVITGVTPARPPIPVTIPSVGVVNPILASPPTLGLLEPKKEKEEEELFPESERPEMLSEQEHMSISGSSARHMVMQKLLRKQESTVMVLRNMVDPKDIDDDLEGEVTEECGKFGAVNRVIIYQEKQGEEEDAEIIVKIFVEFSIASETHKAIQALNGRWFAGRKVVAEVYDQERFDNSDLSA; encoded by the exons CAGGTCAATGGCCAGCAAGGAGGGGGGTCCgagccggcggcggcggcggcagtggTGGCAGCGGGAGACAAATGGAAACCGCCACAG GGCACAGACTCCATCAAGATGGAGAATGGGCAGAGCACAGCCGCCAAGCTGGGGCTGCCTCCCCTGACGCCTGAGCAGCAGGAGGCCCTTCAGAAG GCCAAGAAGTACGCCATGGAGCAGAGCATCAAGAGCGTGCTGGTGAAGCAGACCATCGcgcaccagcagcagcagctcacCAACCTGCAG ATGGCGGCTCAGCGGCAGCGGGCGCTGGCCATCATGTGCCGTGTCTATGTGGGCTCCATCTACTACGAGCTGGGGGAGGACACCATCCGCCAGGCCTTTGCCCCCTTTGGTCCCATCAAGAGCATCGACATGTCCTGGGACTCTGTCACCATGAAGCACAAG GGTTTTGCCTTCGTGGAGTATGAGGTCCCTGAAGCTGCACAGCTGGCCTTGGAGCAGATGAACTCGGTGATGCTGGGGGGCAGGAATATCAAG GTGGGCAGACCCAGCAACATAGGGCAGGCCCAGCCCATCATAGACCAGCTGGCTGAGGAGGCACGGGCCTTCAACCGCATCTACGTGGCCTCTGTGCACCAGGACCTCTCAGACGATGACATTAAGAGTGTGTTTGAGGCCTTTGGCAAGATCAAGTCTTGCACACTGGCCCGGGACCCCACAACTGGCAAGCACAAGGGCTATGGCTTCATTG AGTACGAGAAGGCCCAGTCGTCCCAAGATGCTGTGTCCTCCATGAACCTCTTTGATCTCGGTGGCCAGTACTTGCGGGTGGGCAAGGCCGTCACACCGCCCATGCCCCTACTCACACCGGCCACGCCTGGAGGCCTCCCACCTGCTGCTGCTGTGGCAGCTGCTGCAGCCACTGCCAAGATCACAGCTCAG GAAGCAGTGGCCGGAGCAGCAGTGTTGGGTACCCTGGGCACACCTGGACTGGTGTCCCCAGCACTGACCCTGGCCCAGCCCCTGGGGACTTTGCCCCAGGCTGTCATGGCTGCCCAGGCACCTGGAGTCATCACAG GTGTGACCCCAGCCCGTCCTCCTATTCCGGTCACCATCCCCTCAGTGGGAGTGGTGAACCCCATCCTGGCCAGCCCTCCGACGCTGGGTCTCCTGGAGcccaagaaggagaaggaagaagaggagttgTTTCCCGAGTCAGAGCGGCCAGAGATGCTGAGCGAGCAGGAGCACATGAGCATCTCGGGCAGCAGCGCCCGCCACATGGTGATGCAGAAGCTGCTCCGCAAACAGGAG TCCACAGTGATGGTTCTGCGCAACATGGTGGACCCCAAGGACATCGATGATGACCTGGAAGGGGAGGTGACAGAGGAGTGTGGCAAGTTCGGGGCCGTGAACCGCGTCATCATCTACCAAGAGAAACAAGGCGAGGAGGAAGATGCGGAAATCATTGTCAAGATCTTTGTGGAGTTTTCCATAGCCTCCGAGACTCATAAGGCCATCCAGGCCCTCAATGGGCGCTGGTTTGCTGGCCGCAAGGTGGTGGCTGAAGTGTACGACCAGGAGCGTTTTGATAACAGTGACCTCTCTGCGTGA
- the PUF60 gene encoding poly(U)-binding-splicing factor PUF60 isoform X1, with amino-acid sequence MERLNLVDSGLVEKEARRCQRAFPPMGTPSAWWLQNEAGCLFAARQVNGQQGGGSEPAAAAAVVAAGDKWKPPQGTDSIKMENGQSTAAKLGLPPLTPEQQEALQKAKKYAMEQSIKSVLVKQTIAHQQQQLTNLQMAAVTMGFGDPLSPLQSMAAQRQRALAIMCRVYVGSIYYELGEDTIRQAFAPFGPIKSIDMSWDSVTMKHKGFAFVEYEVPEAAQLALEQMNSVMLGGRNIKVGRPSNIGQAQPIIDQLAEEARAFNRIYVASVHQDLSDDDIKSVFEAFGKIKSCTLARDPTTGKHKGYGFIEYEKAQSSQDAVSSMNLFDLGGQYLRVGKAVTPPMPLLTPATPGGLPPAAAVAAAAATAKITAQEAVAGAAVLGTLGTPGLVSPALTLAQPLGTLPQAVMAAQAPGVITGVTPARPPIPVTIPSVGVVNPILASPPTLGLLEPKKEKEEEELFPESERPEMLSEQEHMSISGSSARHMVMQKLLRKQESTVMVLRNMVDPKDIDDDLEGEVTEECGKFGAVNRVIIYQEKQGEEEDAEIIVKIFVEFSIASETHKAIQALNGRWFAGRKVVAEVYDQERFDNSDLSA; translated from the exons CAGGTCAATGGCCAGCAAGGAGGGGGGTCCgagccggcggcggcggcggcagtggTGGCAGCGGGAGACAAATGGAAACCGCCACAG GGCACAGACTCCATCAAGATGGAGAATGGGCAGAGCACAGCCGCCAAGCTGGGGCTGCCTCCCCTGACGCCTGAGCAGCAGGAGGCCCTTCAGAAG GCCAAGAAGTACGCCATGGAGCAGAGCATCAAGAGCGTGCTGGTGAAGCAGACCATCGcgcaccagcagcagcagctcacCAACCTGCAG ATGGCAGCAGTGACAATGGGCTTTGGAGATCCTCTCTCACCTTTGCAATCG ATGGCGGCTCAGCGGCAGCGGGCGCTGGCCATCATGTGCCGTGTCTATGTGGGCTCCATCTACTACGAGCTGGGGGAGGACACCATCCGCCAGGCCTTTGCCCCCTTTGGTCCCATCAAGAGCATCGACATGTCCTGGGACTCTGTCACCATGAAGCACAAG GGTTTTGCCTTCGTGGAGTATGAGGTCCCTGAAGCTGCACAGCTGGCCTTGGAGCAGATGAACTCGGTGATGCTGGGGGGCAGGAATATCAAG GTGGGCAGACCCAGCAACATAGGGCAGGCCCAGCCCATCATAGACCAGCTGGCTGAGGAGGCACGGGCCTTCAACCGCATCTACGTGGCCTCTGTGCACCAGGACCTCTCAGACGATGACATTAAGAGTGTGTTTGAGGCCTTTGGCAAGATCAAGTCTTGCACACTGGCCCGGGACCCCACAACTGGCAAGCACAAGGGCTATGGCTTCATTG AGTACGAGAAGGCCCAGTCGTCCCAAGATGCTGTGTCCTCCATGAACCTCTTTGATCTCGGTGGCCAGTACTTGCGGGTGGGCAAGGCCGTCACACCGCCCATGCCCCTACTCACACCGGCCACGCCTGGAGGCCTCCCACCTGCTGCTGCTGTGGCAGCTGCTGCAGCCACTGCCAAGATCACAGCTCAG GAAGCAGTGGCCGGAGCAGCAGTGTTGGGTACCCTGGGCACACCTGGACTGGTGTCCCCAGCACTGACCCTGGCCCAGCCCCTGGGGACTTTGCCCCAGGCTGTCATGGCTGCCCAGGCACCTGGAGTCATCACAG GTGTGACCCCAGCCCGTCCTCCTATTCCGGTCACCATCCCCTCAGTGGGAGTGGTGAACCCCATCCTGGCCAGCCCTCCGACGCTGGGTCTCCTGGAGcccaagaaggagaaggaagaagaggagttgTTTCCCGAGTCAGAGCGGCCAGAGATGCTGAGCGAGCAGGAGCACATGAGCATCTCGGGCAGCAGCGCCCGCCACATGGTGATGCAGAAGCTGCTCCGCAAACAGGAG TCCACAGTGATGGTTCTGCGCAACATGGTGGACCCCAAGGACATCGATGATGACCTGGAAGGGGAGGTGACAGAGGAGTGTGGCAAGTTCGGGGCCGTGAACCGCGTCATCATCTACCAAGAGAAACAAGGCGAGGAGGAAGATGCGGAAATCATTGTCAAGATCTTTGTGGAGTTTTCCATAGCCTCCGAGACTCATAAGGCCATCCAGGCCCTCAATGGGCGCTGGTTTGCTGGCCGCAAGGTGGTGGCTGAAGTGTACGACCAGGAGCGTTTTGATAACAGTGACCTCTCTGCGTGA
- the PUF60 gene encoding poly(U)-binding-splicing factor PUF60 isoform X3 has protein sequence MATATIALQVNGQQGGGSEPAAAAAVVAAGDKWKPPQGTDSIKMENGQSTAAKLGLPPLTPEQQEALQKAKKYAMEQSIKSVLVKQTIAHQQQQLTNLQMAAVTMGFGDPLSPLQSMAAQRQRALAIMCRVYVGSIYYELGEDTIRQAFAPFGPIKSIDMSWDSVTMKHKGFAFVEYEVPEAAQLALEQMNSVMLGGRNIKVGRPSNIGQAQPIIDQLAEEARAFNRIYVASVHQDLSDDDIKSVFEAFGKIKSCTLARDPTTGKHKGYGFIEYEKAQSSQDAVSSMNLFDLGGQYLRVGKAVTPPMPLLTPATPGGLPPAAAVAAAAATAKITAQEAVAGAAVLGTLGTPGLVSPALTLAQPLGTLPQAVMAAQAPGVITGVTPARPPIPVTIPSVGVVNPILASPPTLGLLEPKKEKEEEELFPESERPEMLSEQEHMSISGSSARHMVMQKLLRKQESTVMVLRNMVDPKDIDDDLEGEVTEECGKFGAVNRVIIYQEKQGEEEDAEIIVKIFVEFSIASETHKAIQALNGRWFAGRKVVAEVYDQERFDNSDLSA, from the exons CAGGTCAATGGCCAGCAAGGAGGGGGGTCCgagccggcggcggcggcggcagtggTGGCAGCGGGAGACAAATGGAAACCGCCACAG GGCACAGACTCCATCAAGATGGAGAATGGGCAGAGCACAGCCGCCAAGCTGGGGCTGCCTCCCCTGACGCCTGAGCAGCAGGAGGCCCTTCAGAAG GCCAAGAAGTACGCCATGGAGCAGAGCATCAAGAGCGTGCTGGTGAAGCAGACCATCGcgcaccagcagcagcagctcacCAACCTGCAG ATGGCAGCAGTGACAATGGGCTTTGGAGATCCTCTCTCACCTTTGCAATCG ATGGCGGCTCAGCGGCAGCGGGCGCTGGCCATCATGTGCCGTGTCTATGTGGGCTCCATCTACTACGAGCTGGGGGAGGACACCATCCGCCAGGCCTTTGCCCCCTTTGGTCCCATCAAGAGCATCGACATGTCCTGGGACTCTGTCACCATGAAGCACAAG GGTTTTGCCTTCGTGGAGTATGAGGTCCCTGAAGCTGCACAGCTGGCCTTGGAGCAGATGAACTCGGTGATGCTGGGGGGCAGGAATATCAAG GTGGGCAGACCCAGCAACATAGGGCAGGCCCAGCCCATCATAGACCAGCTGGCTGAGGAGGCACGGGCCTTCAACCGCATCTACGTGGCCTCTGTGCACCAGGACCTCTCAGACGATGACATTAAGAGTGTGTTTGAGGCCTTTGGCAAGATCAAGTCTTGCACACTGGCCCGGGACCCCACAACTGGCAAGCACAAGGGCTATGGCTTCATTG AGTACGAGAAGGCCCAGTCGTCCCAAGATGCTGTGTCCTCCATGAACCTCTTTGATCTCGGTGGCCAGTACTTGCGGGTGGGCAAGGCCGTCACACCGCCCATGCCCCTACTCACACCGGCCACGCCTGGAGGCCTCCCACCTGCTGCTGCTGTGGCAGCTGCTGCAGCCACTGCCAAGATCACAGCTCAG GAAGCAGTGGCCGGAGCAGCAGTGTTGGGTACCCTGGGCACACCTGGACTGGTGTCCCCAGCACTGACCCTGGCCCAGCCCCTGGGGACTTTGCCCCAGGCTGTCATGGCTGCCCAGGCACCTGGAGTCATCACAG GTGTGACCCCAGCCCGTCCTCCTATTCCGGTCACCATCCCCTCAGTGGGAGTGGTGAACCCCATCCTGGCCAGCCCTCCGACGCTGGGTCTCCTGGAGcccaagaaggagaaggaagaagaggagttgTTTCCCGAGTCAGAGCGGCCAGAGATGCTGAGCGAGCAGGAGCACATGAGCATCTCGGGCAGCAGCGCCCGCCACATGGTGATGCAGAAGCTGCTCCGCAAACAGGAG TCCACAGTGATGGTTCTGCGCAACATGGTGGACCCCAAGGACATCGATGATGACCTGGAAGGGGAGGTGACAGAGGAGTGTGGCAAGTTCGGGGCCGTGAACCGCGTCATCATCTACCAAGAGAAACAAGGCGAGGAGGAAGATGCGGAAATCATTGTCAAGATCTTTGTGGAGTTTTCCATAGCCTCCGAGACTCATAAGGCCATCCAGGCCCTCAATGGGCGCTGGTTTGCTGGCCGCAAGGTGGTGGCTGAAGTGTACGACCAGGAGCGTTTTGATAACAGTGACCTCTCTGCGTGA
- the PUF60 gene encoding poly(U)-binding-splicing factor PUF60 isoform X5, translating to MATATIALQVNGQQGGGSEPAAAAAVVAAGDKWKPPQGTDSIKMENGQSTAAKLGLPPLTPEQQEALQKAKKYAMEQSIKSVLVKQTIAHQQQQLTNLQMAAQRQRALAIMCRVYVGSIYYELGEDTIRQAFAPFGPIKSIDMSWDSVTMKHKGFAFVEYEVPEAAQLALEQMNSVMLGGRNIKVGRPSNIGQAQPIIDQLAEEARAFNRIYVASVHQDLSDDDIKSVFEAFGKIKSCTLARDPTTGKHKGYGFIEYEKAQSSQDAVSSMNLFDLGGQYLRVGKAVTPPMPLLTPATPGGLPPAAAVAAAAATAKITAQEAVAGAAVLGTLGTPGLVSPALTLAQPLGTLPQAVMAAQAPGVITGVTPARPPIPVTIPSVGVVNPILASPPTLGLLEPKKEKEEEELFPESERPEMLSEQEHMSISGSSARHMVMQKLLRKQESTVMVLRNMVDPKDIDDDLEGEVTEECGKFGAVNRVIIYQEKQGEEEDAEIIVKIFVEFSIASETHKAIQALNGRWFAGRKVVAEVYDQERFDNSDLSA from the exons CAGGTCAATGGCCAGCAAGGAGGGGGGTCCgagccggcggcggcggcggcagtggTGGCAGCGGGAGACAAATGGAAACCGCCACAG GGCACAGACTCCATCAAGATGGAGAATGGGCAGAGCACAGCCGCCAAGCTGGGGCTGCCTCCCCTGACGCCTGAGCAGCAGGAGGCCCTTCAGAAG GCCAAGAAGTACGCCATGGAGCAGAGCATCAAGAGCGTGCTGGTGAAGCAGACCATCGcgcaccagcagcagcagctcacCAACCTGCAG ATGGCGGCTCAGCGGCAGCGGGCGCTGGCCATCATGTGCCGTGTCTATGTGGGCTCCATCTACTACGAGCTGGGGGAGGACACCATCCGCCAGGCCTTTGCCCCCTTTGGTCCCATCAAGAGCATCGACATGTCCTGGGACTCTGTCACCATGAAGCACAAG GGTTTTGCCTTCGTGGAGTATGAGGTCCCTGAAGCTGCACAGCTGGCCTTGGAGCAGATGAACTCGGTGATGCTGGGGGGCAGGAATATCAAG GTGGGCAGACCCAGCAACATAGGGCAGGCCCAGCCCATCATAGACCAGCTGGCTGAGGAGGCACGGGCCTTCAACCGCATCTACGTGGCCTCTGTGCACCAGGACCTCTCAGACGATGACATTAAGAGTGTGTTTGAGGCCTTTGGCAAGATCAAGTCTTGCACACTGGCCCGGGACCCCACAACTGGCAAGCACAAGGGCTATGGCTTCATTG AGTACGAGAAGGCCCAGTCGTCCCAAGATGCTGTGTCCTCCATGAACCTCTTTGATCTCGGTGGCCAGTACTTGCGGGTGGGCAAGGCCGTCACACCGCCCATGCCCCTACTCACACCGGCCACGCCTGGAGGCCTCCCACCTGCTGCTGCTGTGGCAGCTGCTGCAGCCACTGCCAAGATCACAGCTCAG GAAGCAGTGGCCGGAGCAGCAGTGTTGGGTACCCTGGGCACACCTGGACTGGTGTCCCCAGCACTGACCCTGGCCCAGCCCCTGGGGACTTTGCCCCAGGCTGTCATGGCTGCCCAGGCACCTGGAGTCATCACAG GTGTGACCCCAGCCCGTCCTCCTATTCCGGTCACCATCCCCTCAGTGGGAGTGGTGAACCCCATCCTGGCCAGCCCTCCGACGCTGGGTCTCCTGGAGcccaagaaggagaaggaagaagaggagttgTTTCCCGAGTCAGAGCGGCCAGAGATGCTGAGCGAGCAGGAGCACATGAGCATCTCGGGCAGCAGCGCCCGCCACATGGTGATGCAGAAGCTGCTCCGCAAACAGGAG TCCACAGTGATGGTTCTGCGCAACATGGTGGACCCCAAGGACATCGATGATGACCTGGAAGGGGAGGTGACAGAGGAGTGTGGCAAGTTCGGGGCCGTGAACCGCGTCATCATCTACCAAGAGAAACAAGGCGAGGAGGAAGATGCGGAAATCATTGTCAAGATCTTTGTGGAGTTTTCCATAGCCTCCGAGACTCATAAGGCCATCCAGGCCCTCAATGGGCGCTGGTTTGCTGGCCGCAAGGTGGTGGCTGAAGTGTACGACCAGGAGCGTTTTGATAACAGTGACCTCTCTGCGTGA